CTGCGCACGTTCTTCCGCGCGGCGTATTACCTGCCGGCCGTCACCAGCGCGCTGATCATTGGCCTGACCTGGGCCTACATCTTCAACGCCCAGTGGGGCTTTGCCAACTACCTGTTGCGCTTGGTGGGCTTGCCGCCGGTGCGCTGGCTCTCCGACCCCGACATCGCGCTGGGCAGCGTCACGCTCTCGGCAGTGCTCACCGTGCCGGCGACGGCGGTGGTGCTGTTCAGCGCAGCGATGGGCAGCATCCCCCGCGAGTACTACGAGGCCGCAGAATTGGACGGCGCCGGGCCGATCCAACGCTGGTGGCACATCACCGTGCCGCTCATCAAGTCCACCACGCTCTATCTGGTCGTGATCTACACCATCGCCAGCTTCGAAGTGTTCGAGCGCATCTACGTGATGGTGCCGAGCGGCGTGGGCAACAGCACACAAACCATCGTGACCCAGATTTACAACAACGGCTTCAAAGATTTGAACTTCGGCGTGGCCTCGGCCCAGGCGTTTGTGTTGTTTGTGATGATCGCTGCGGTCGCTGCCCTACAGTTTCGCGCATTGCGCAGCGACGTGGAATATTGAGCGGGTGAGCGCGCTCGCGTAGCCAAAGGACCACAACTGACTGATGGAACACGCAGCAACCAGCATCCCGTTGAGCCGGCGCAGGGCAGCCCCGCGCATCGCATGGGGCAAGATCGGCGCGATGACCGTGTTGATCGTCACCGCAGTCATTGCGCTCTTCCCAATGTACTGGTTGTTCGCCAACGCCTTCACGCCGATTTCGGGCACGCCGCCGCTCACGCCCATCCTCGTCCCGGCGTTCAAGCTGGATAACTTCCAACGGTTGCTGGGGGGCACCAAATACTACGCGAATTGGATGCTGAACAGCCTGATCGTGGCGTTGACGGTCACGGCTTGGCACGTGATCTTCGACACGATGGCCGGGTATGCGTTTGCCAAACGCCGGTTCCCGGGGCGGAACGTGTTGTTCTGGATCCTGCTGAGCACGCTGATGATCCCGATCCACGTGACGTTGATCCCCCTCTACATCATTACCCGGGGCATCGGTTTGATTGACACGCTGGGCGGCGTGATCCTCCCCGGCACCGCCGTCGTGTTCGGCATCTTTCTCATGCGCCAATACATCCAGACGCTTCCGTCGGAATTGGAAGAAGCGGCGCGCGTGGACGGCGCCGGTGAGTTTCGCATCTTCTGGGAGATCATTCTTCCCTTATGCAAGCCGGCTGTTGCTGCGTTGGCTATTTTTACGTTCGTACGTTTTTGGAACGACTTCCTGTGGCCGTTGATCGTATTGAACAAGGCGCAGAATTACACGCTAACCGTAGGGGTAGCGAACCTTCAGGGTGAGTTTATGACAGACTGGGGTGTGATATTCTCAGGGGCAGCACTGGCAGCCTTGCCGATGATCGTGTTCTTTCTGGCGTTTCAGAAATACTTTCTCGAAGGCGTACGCATGGGCGCGATTAAAGGATAGAGTAGAATCGAGGTAGGGTTGCAACTGGGAAACCAGGGGATCAGGTCTATCTTGGGCCTTGGAGTCCCCCCGTCGTTCATCTCCCCCTGTGAATGACGGCAACTGCTAAGGGCAAGCGCTGGGCCTGGTCTTCCGGTAAAGTTCTCTTCGTTCCCCTCTCTGTATTATCCTCACAGGCGACGCATGATTACAGGCTTCGCACTGATCGGCGCCGGCTTGTTCGGCGAGCGTCACGCTCAGGCATACAGCCGGCACCACGCAGTGGACTTCGTCTCAGTGTGCGACCTGAACGCCGATCGCGCGCAGGCGATCGCTGCGAAGTACGGCGCCCGCCGCTGGACGACGGATTACCGCGAAGTCCTGGCCAACCCTAATGTGCGCGCCGTCTCGGTGGCTACGCCGGACCATTTGCATCGCGAAGTCGCCGTTGCTTGTGCGAAGGCCGGCAAGCACTTGCTCGTCGAGAAGCCCTTGGCGACCACGGTCGAAGATGCCGAGGCCATTGTCGAAGCGGCACGACGCGCCGGCGTGATGTTGATGGTGGACTTCCACAACCGTGTCAACCCGCCGATGGCGCAAGCGCGTGAGGCCATCCGGCGCGGCGACATCGGCCGGCCGGCGTACGTCTATGCACGTCTGAGCAACACGACGGCAATTCCCACCGAGATGCTGAAATGGGCCGGCCAATCTTCGGCGCTTTGGTTTCTGGCCAGCCACATGATTGACGTCGTGCGCTGGATGCTCGAGGACGAGATCGTGCGCGTCTACGCCGTCGGCCGCGATGGCATCCTCAAGCGCATGGGCGTAGACACAACCGACTTCCACGTCGCAACAGTGGAATTCAGCCGGGGCGCGGTGGCCGTGTTTGAGCACGCATGGATTCTGCCGCGCACGCACGCGACGGTGAAGGACTTGAAGCTGGAGATCCTCGGCGACGGCGGCGCGATCTACATAGACGCCTCGCACAACCGCACGATCGAAGTGTATTCGGCGGAACGCGCGACCTTCCCCGACGTGCTCGCGCCGCCCACGGGTGAGCATCTCACCGGCTTCGTGTTGGACAGCATCGCCTACTTCGTGGATGCGGTCACGCGCGGCACGCCGGTCTTGGCAACCGGCGAGGACGGCGTCGCCGTCACGCGTGCGATCTGCGCGATCATCGCGTCTGCGAAGACGGGGGCACCGGTCAATCTGTAGCTGCGAATCGAATCGTCGCCGGACAGCCGCATGCCTTGAGCGCGATCAACGCAGCGCCGAGCACGGGCGGCCACTGCGGCGCGACGACGTTCGCTTGTGGATTCACTTCGCGCAGTGCGGCGATGAATCCCGTGCGCAAGCCGTGCACATGCTCATAGGCGCCGCCCACGGGCGCGATGGGCGCGTCCGTCGGCAGCCCCAGCCGGCGCTGCACGGCCATCACTTGTACCGCTAAATCGCGCGCCGCCCGCCCGACGATGCTTTGTGCAACCGCATCGCCTTGCATAGCTGCCTGTGAGACCAGCGGCGCCAGCGCGGCGAACTCCTTCGCGCCGAAGCCAGGGGCATACACGTGCCGCTTTACGTCGCGCAACGCCTTCACTTGGAAGTGCCGAAGCATCATCGCTTCGAGGATCGTGGGATCTGCTGTGCCGTCGGATGCATGCAGCGCAGCAATCAGCCCGCGCCGGCCGATCCACAAAGCGCTACCTTCGTCGCCGAGCAGCCAGCCCCAACCACCGGCGCGGGCTAATTCGCCTGCGGCGTTCATCCCGAGGATGTGAGAGCCAGTGCCGCTGATGGCGATGATGCCAGGCCGATTGCCATGCGCGCCGATCAGCGCGGCGTAGGCGTCGCTATGCACTGCGATGTGCTGCGCCGAGATCAGCCCGGCGACGATCTGGCGCGCCAGCGCTGCTTCGGGCGAGCCATCCTCGACGCCGGTCAGCCCGAGGCCGATCGCCGCGACGGGCTGCGGTTCGAGGCCGGCGTTGGCCCAGACCGAGGTGAAGGCCTCGCGCAACGCCCACGCGTGTCGCTCGCGCGCGCCGGCTGCGGCCAGATGCATTAGCCCGCCCCCTTGACCATAGGCCAGCACGCGACCATCGCAGGCGACCAGCGCGCATTTGGTGCTGGTTTGCCCGCCATCTACGCCGATCACCAATTCGTGAGACATGCGAGCGATTGTAGGCGTGCGTCGTCGGCTGTGCAGCTGCGTCGGTTGGTGAGTGATAAATGATTGATGGATGGTAGATGACGAGCGACCGACGACCCGCGACCCGCCACCCGCGACCGAATTTGCGCGTTCATCGCTCGCTGAATAGACTAGGCCAAAGAGAAGAAGCGCACTAGCGCATCGGACCCTCATAAGGAGCAATGATCTATGGCAAGACCTGTTACCCTCTTCACCGGTCAGTGGGCCGATTTGCCCTTCGAGACCATCGTAGAGAAAGCCAAGTCGTTCGGCTACGACGGCGTGGAGCTCGCCTGTTGGGGCGATCACTTCGACGTGGAGAAAGCGTTGAGCGACGACAGCTACGTGCGCGGACGATGGGACGTGTTGAACAAGCATGGCATGAAGTGCTTCGCGATCAGCACCCATCTGGTGGGCCAGGCCGTCTGCGATCGGATTGATGAGCGGCATAAGGCCATACTGCCGCCCCGCGTGTGGGGGAACGGCAAGCCGTCGGAGGTGAACAAGCGTGCTGCTGAAGAAGTAGCCAACACCGCACGCGCGGCCAAGCTGTTCGGCGTGAAGGTGGTGAATGGCTTCACCGGCAGCAGCATTTGGCCGTATGTGTATTCGTTCCCGCCGGTCAGCCCGGCCATGATTGACGCTGGCTATGCTGAGTTCGCCGAGCGATGGAACCCCATCCTCGATGTGTTCAAGGAGAACCAGGTCAAATTCGCGCTGGAGGTGCACCCTACTGAGATCGCCTTCGACATCGTTAGCGCCGAGCGCGCGCTAGAGGCCTTGAAGTATCGCGAGGAGTTCGGCTTCAACTACGACCCCTCGCACTTCGGCTATCAGGGAGTGGACTACGTGGGGTTCATCCGCAAATTCCGCGATCGGATCTATCACGTGCACATGAAAGACGTCGCCTGGAGCAGCGTGCCGACGCAGGCCGGCGTGTTTGGCGGCCATACCCACTTCGGCGACTCGCGCCGCTATTGGGACTTCCGCAGCGTGGGCCGCGGCAACATCAACTTCGACGCCATCATCCGGGCGTTGAACGAGATCGGCTATGACGGCCCGTTGTCGGTCGAATGGGAGGATCCTGGGATGGACCGCGAGCACGGCGCGACCGAAAGCTGCGCCAACGTGCGCCGCTACGACTTCAAACCCAGCGCGATGGCCTTCGATGCAGCGTTTGAGAGAAAGAAGTAAGAAATCAGAAATCAGAAATCAGAAATCAGAAGTCAGAGGTCAGAAGTCAGAAGTCAGAGGTCAGAGGTCAGAGGTCAGAGGTCAGAGACGGATGGCTAAGCACAAGTTTAGGGATCTCAAAGTCTGGCAGAGGGCGATGGCGTTCACGATTTCGATCTATCGAGAGACTGCCCAGTTCCCCGCGGACGAGAGATTCGGCTTGGTCAGCCAGCTGCGCCGAGCGAGCGCCGCGATCCCGCTCAATATCGCAGAGGGATCAGGCAACAGCTCGAATCGAGAATTCTGTCGCTTTCTTGAAATTGCGCAGCGTTCGGGCTACGAGGTCATGACCGGGATTGACATCGCGCGCGGGCTTGGATACTGGACCGATGCACTCGCCGATTCGTTGCTCAAAGACGTGGATGAGATCGTGGCGATGATTGTCGGTTTGGCCAAGTCCTTGCAGCGCGAAGATCAGCCTGCATCTGACATCTGACATCTGACATCTGATATCTGATATCTGATATCTGATATCTGATATCTGACTTCTGACTTCTCCCCAATCTGGAGGACACAATGTCAGACGAAGTTGGATTTGTCACCATGGCCGGGCCGAAGGCGGAAGGCCAGGCCCCGACGATCGGCGTGGGGATGCTAGGCTATGCCTTCATGGGCAAGGCGCACAGCAATGCGCTGAAGAAGCTGCCCTACATGATGTATCCGCCGGTGGCCATCCCGCGCTTGGTGGCGATCGCCGGCCGGCACAAAGAAGCTGTCCAGGAAGCTGCCAAGCGTTACGGCTACGAGAAAGCTTATACCGACTGGCGCAAGCTGATTGATGACCCAGACGTGCAAGTGTTCGACAACGGCGGCCCAAACAACGTGCATGCCGAGCCGAACATCGCCGCTGCCAAGGCCGGCAAGCACGTCATCAGCGAAAAGCCGCTCGGCCGCAACGCTGAAGAGTGCTGGGAGATGTGGCAGGCCGTCAAGAAGGCCGGCGTGAAGCACATGGTCGCGTTCAACTATCGCTTCGTGCCGGCGGTGCGGCTGGCCAAGGAACTGATAGACCAGGGCAAGCTCGGCCGCATCTACCACTTCCGCGCTTCTTACCTGCAGGAGTGGATCGCCGACGAGAACTTCCCGATGGTGTGGCGTCTGGACAGGCGCGTGGCCGGCAGCGGCGCGCTGGGTGACTTAGGCTCGCACATCATTGACCTGGCGCGTTTCTTGGTCGGTGAGCCGAAGAGCCTGATGGCGCGCACCGGCACCTTCATTACCGAGCGCAACGCCAACGGCAAGCGGGCAAAGGTCACCGTGGACGATGCGTTCGAGGCGGTGGTGGAATACAAGAACGGCGCGCTCGGCACGCTAGAAGCGACGCGCTTTGCGCCCGGCCGCAAGAACCACAACACCTTCGAGATCAACGCCGAGCGCGGCAGCATCCGCTTCAACCTAGAGAACATGAACTACCTGGAGGTGTTCATGCGCGACCAGCCGCGCG
The window above is part of the Candidatus Roseilinea sp. genome. Proteins encoded here:
- a CDS encoding sugar ABC transporter permease, translating into MRRFVQKHGWSYTFILPSLLTFTVFVLAPVVWAFIISFQEYSLVRGGTWVTPIYKNYVTAFTQFGGVFVSAIRNTLIYTLFTVTANILIGLILASLIQPLSNWLRTFFRAAYYLPAVTSALIIGLTWAYIFNAQWGFANYLLRLVGLPPVRWLSDPDIALGSVTLSAVLTVPATAVVLFSAAMGSIPREYYEAAELDGAGPIQRWWHITVPLIKSTTLYLVVIYTIASFEVFERIYVMVPSGVGNSTQTIVTQIYNNGFKDLNFGVASAQAFVLFVMIAAVAALQFRALRSDVEY
- the lacG gene encoding sugar ABC transporter permease, which codes for MEHAATSIPLSRRRAAPRIAWGKIGAMTVLIVTAVIALFPMYWLFANAFTPISGTPPLTPILVPAFKLDNFQRLLGGTKYYANWMLNSLIVALTVTAWHVIFDTMAGYAFAKRRFPGRNVLFWILLSTLMIPIHVTLIPLYIITRGIGLIDTLGGVILPGTAVVFGIFLMRQYIQTLPSELEEAARVDGAGEFRIFWEIILPLCKPAVAALAIFTFVRFWNDFLWPLIVLNKAQNYTLTVGVANLQGEFMTDWGVIFSGAALAALPMIVFFLAFQKYFLEGVRMGAIKG
- a CDS encoding dehydrogenase; its protein translation is MITGFALIGAGLFGERHAQAYSRHHAVDFVSVCDLNADRAQAIAAKYGARRWTTDYREVLANPNVRAVSVATPDHLHREVAVACAKAGKHLLVEKPLATTVEDAEAIVEAARRAGVMLMVDFHNRVNPPMAQAREAIRRGDIGRPAYVYARLSNTTAIPTEMLKWAGQSSALWFLASHMIDVVRWMLEDEIVRVYAVGRDGILKRMGVDTTDFHVATVEFSRGAVAVFEHAWILPRTHATVKDLKLEILGDGGAIYIDASHNRTIEVYSAERATFPDVLAPPTGEHLTGFVLDSIAYFVDAVTRGTPVLATGEDGVAVTRAICAIIASAKTGAPVNL
- the murK gene encoding N-acetylmuramic acid/N-acetylglucosamine kinase: MSHELVIGVDGGQTSTKCALVACDGRVLAYGQGGGLMHLAAAGARERHAWALREAFTSVWANAGLEPQPVAAIGLGLTGVEDGSPEAALARQIVAGLISAQHIAVHSDAYAALIGAHGNRPGIIAISGTGSHILGMNAAGELARAGGWGWLLGDEGSALWIGRRGLIAALHASDGTADPTILEAMMLRHFQVKALRDVKRHVYAPGFGAKEFAALAPLVSQAAMQGDAVAQSIVGRAARDLAVQVMAVQRRLGLPTDAPIAPVGGAYEHVHGLRTGFIAALREVNPQANVVAPQWPPVLGAALIALKACGCPATIRFAATD
- a CDS encoding AP endonuclease, with the translated sequence MARPVTLFTGQWADLPFETIVEKAKSFGYDGVELACWGDHFDVEKALSDDSYVRGRWDVLNKHGMKCFAISTHLVGQAVCDRIDERHKAILPPRVWGNGKPSEVNKRAAEEVANTARAAKLFGVKVVNGFTGSSIWPYVYSFPPVSPAMIDAGYAEFAERWNPILDVFKENQVKFALEVHPTEIAFDIVSAERALEALKYREEFGFNYDPSHFGYQGVDYVGFIRKFRDRIYHVHMKDVAWSSVPTQAGVFGGHTHFGDSRRYWDFRSVGRGNINFDAIIRALNEIGYDGPLSVEWEDPGMDREHGATESCANVRRYDFKPSAMAFDAAFERKK
- a CDS encoding four helix bundle protein — its product is MAKHKFRDLKVWQRAMAFTISIYRETAQFPADERFGLVSQLRRASAAIPLNIAEGSGNSSNREFCRFLEIAQRSGYEVMTGIDIARGLGYWTDALADSLLKDVDEIVAMIVGLAKSLQREDQPASDI
- a CDS encoding dehydrogenase MviM, with protein sequence MSDEVGFVTMAGPKAEGQAPTIGVGMLGYAFMGKAHSNALKKLPYMMYPPVAIPRLVAIAGRHKEAVQEAAKRYGYEKAYTDWRKLIDDPDVQVFDNGGPNNVHAEPNIAAAKAGKHVISEKPLGRNAEECWEMWQAVKKAGVKHMVAFNYRFVPAVRLAKELIDQGKLGRIYHFRASYLQEWIADENFPMVWRLDRRVAGSGALGDLGSHIIDLARFLVGEPKSLMARTGTFITERNANGKRAKVTVDDAFEAVVEYKNGALGTLEATRFAPGRKNHNTFEINAERGSIRFNLENMNYLEVFMRDQPREIQGFTQVLVSESYHPFWKNWWPQGHIIGWEHTFVHEFHHFFSAIVNNTDVKPYGADFEDGYKNAVICDAIAQSAREKKQVDIKY